A segment of the Actinomyces sp. oral taxon 171 str. F0337 genome:
CCACCGGTGATGTAGACGCTCTCCAGGCTCTGGGCGTGCTCGGACAGGTACCGGGTGACGCAGAACCCTCCGAAGGACTGCCCCAGCAGGCTCCAGCGCTCCAGGCCCAGGGCACGGCGCAGGTCCTCGCAGTCCTCCACGATCTCGTCGGCGCGCAGGTGAGTGAGCAACCGAGCGGTGTCTGCGGGGGTGCCGGCGGCATCGGGCCGGTCCACCGGGCTGGAGGCACCGGTGCCGCGCTGGTCGATGAGGATGAGCCGGTGATGCTCCAGGACCGCGCCGATCCAGCCGAGCCCGGAATCGGCGCTGGGGCGCGGCGCCTCACAGCCCGGTCCGCCCTGGAGGAAGACCAGTGGGGACCGGGAGATCGGGTCGATGCCAGCAGCAGAGATCTCACGGGCGCAGACGGTGATGGAGCTCGTGCCGTCCGGGCCTGTGTCCCCCTGCCCGCTGCGGTCCAGGGGAACGGTCAGGCGGTGGTCGCGGGTCAGCAGGCCGGCAGTCGAGGAGGACCAGCTCGAGGAGTGCAGGGAGGGCGAGGCGTTCGGCATGGCGCCACCTTAGTGGGGTTCGGAGGGTCCTCAACCGGTTTCAGCGGGCCTGGCAGGTCGGGCACCAGAAGAGTCGGCGGGACGCCACCTCCCGCTCCGCCACCGGGGTCCCGCAGCGCAGGCAGGGACGACCGGTGCGGTGGTAGACGTACCAGCGGCCGGCCTCCGGGTCGTCGGGCGGCAGGGGGGCGGGGACGTCGTCGAGGTCGACGGTGGTGATGAAGCCTGTGGCCACCCCGTACTCCATAAGGGGGCGCAGGTCCTCCCAGATGGCCCGCAGCCGCTCCTCGCTGATGCGGTTGCCCGCGCGGAAGGGCGAGATCCCGACCCGAAAGAGGGTCTCGGCGCGGTAGATGTTGCCCGCCCCGGCGATGACGGCCTGGTCCATGAGCAGCTCCCCGATGCTCTTGCGCCGGGAACGCGCCTTGGCCACGAAGGCCTCGACGTCGGCGTCGGCGCGCAGCGGGTCCGGGCCGAGGCGGCGGCGCACGGCGGCCACGCCCTCGGCGTCCAGCAGCTCGCAGGCCGCCGGTCCGGTCAGGTCGGCGACCCCGTGCTCGCCGAGCAGTCGCAGTCGCACCGCGCCACGCGGCTCGGGCGGCTCCCACTCGTCGGGGTCAGGCCCGTGTGCGCCGGCGTCCTGACCTCCTGGCTCGAGGTCCCCGCCGTTCAATCCGGCCAGAGCCGACCCTCCCCCGCCCTTGAGGGCATGCTCGCCGCGCTCACCGACGCGCCGACGCGGCGCTCCGATGGCATGGGGCGCCGTGAACTCACGGTCACCGTCGAAGGTCCACGACCCGTAGAGGCCCAGGTGGATCCGCAGCCAGGTGACGGAGGTGTCGTCGAGGGACATGTCGGCGCGAGGGCCGAAGGGCAGGAAGAGGTGCTTGCCATGGGCCTGACTGCCCAGGAGGACCTGGCCGTCCAGACGGCTCGCCCCGTCGGCGAAACGCCCCTGCGGTGAGCACGCGCGCAGGTTCTGACCACCGTAGAGCTCGTCGAGGGCGGCGGCGAGCCGGTGGATGGTGTGTCCCTCCGGCACGCTCAGGCCCCGGTGGGGGTGATCACGCCGCTGGGATCTGCGACTGAGGCGGCGTCATGAGCACGACTCTCGTAGTCGGAGAGCTGGGCGATGCGACGCGCGTGACGCTCGTCCCCGCTGAAGGGCTCGGCGAGGAAGGCATCGATGATCGCCAGGCCCGCCCCCAGATCATGCATGCGACCGCCCAAGGCGACGACGTTGGCGTTGTTGTGCTGCCGGGCGAGTCGGGCGGTCTCAATCGACCAGGCCAGTGCCGCTCGCACCCCGTCGACCTTGTTGGCGGCGATCTGCTCTCCGTTGCCGCTGCCCCCGAGAACAATGCCAAGACTCCCGGCGTCGGCCACGACGGCCTCCCCACAGTCCAGGCAGAAGGCGGGGTAGTCGTCATCCGGGTCGTAGGAGTGGGCTCCATGGTCGACGACGGTGTGCCCCTCTTTCCTCAAGTGCTCGATCACGGCGCTCTTGAGCTCGAATCCAGCGTGGTCGGAGGCGATATGGATGCGCATGGGCAGAATTGTGCCTCACGCGAACAGCGCTTCGCACCATGAGGGCACGGGTGCCGTCAGGACGCCCGACAGCACCGGACCGGGTTAGCGTGTCCGCTATGACTGACGCCTCCGCGACCTCACCGACGCCCACCGGCTCCTCGTCCGACTCACCGGCCCGGCGCTCTCAGCCGGCGAGCACCCCCGACCCCACTGCCGACGAGGTTCTCGCCGGAGTGCTGGAGACGGCGCACACAGATACCTCCATCCGCCCCCAGGACGATCTGTTCCGATTCGTCAACGGCCAGTGGCTCGCCACCGCCGAGATCCCGGCGGACCGCCCCAGCAGTGGCGCCTTCACCACGTTGCGCGATGAGGCCGAGGCCGCCTGCCGCCAGATCGTCGAGGAGCTTGCCGAGCACTTCTCCTCCGTTGCGCCCGAGACGGCCCCGGAGGTCCTGACCACCAACCGGGGCCGAGTCGGAGCCCTCTACGAGGCCTTCATGGACGAGGCCCACCTGGAGGAGCTCGGGGCCGAGCCACTGGCTGAGGAGCTGACGCCAGTACTGGATGCCTCCTCCAAGGAGGAACTGGCACGAGTGCTGGGAGGGATGACCCCGATCGGTTTCATGGGCATGGTTGGTGCGGATGTCGAGGTCGACATCAACGACCCGGAACGCTACACGAGCTGGATCGGCCAGTCGGGGCTGGGCCTGCCGGACGAGTCCTACTATCGCGAGGAGGCTCAGGCCCCGCTGCGCCAGGCCTACGTGGCGCACGTGGCCAGGATGCTTGCGCTGGCGGGTCTGGCGGAGTCCTTCGGCGCCCCTGGTGAGGACCTCGCTGAGCGGATCATGGCCGTGGAGACCGCCCTGGCCAAGGGTCACTGGGACCGCGTCACCTGCCGTGACGTGGAGAAGATGAACAACCCGATGTCCTGGCAGGAGATCGTGGACTCGGCCCCGGGCCTGCCCTGGCACGAGTGGCGCGAGGGGATTCGCGCGGCCGCCCGAACCGCAGGCATCGAGGAGACCGCCTTCCTCGACGAGGCCATCGTCACCCAGCCCGACTACCTCCCCCACGCGGCCGGAGTCTGGCAGGAGACCGACCTGGAGGATCTCAAGGCCTGGACGGCCTGGCACGTCGTTCACGGGCGCGCCACCCTGCTGTCAGGCGCCTTCGTGGAGGAGAACTTCGACTTCTACGGCCGCACGCTCCAGGGGACTGACGAGCTGCGGCCCCGGTGGAAGCGCGGCGTCGGCCTGGTGGAGTCCTGCCTGGGCGAGGCGCTGGGCGAGATCTACGTGGAGCGGCACTTCCCACCGTCGCACAAGTCGATGATGGAGGCCCTGGTGGGCCGGCTCATCGAGGCCTATCGCCGGTCCATCTCCTCGCTGGAGTGGATGAGTCCGGCCACGCGGGAGCGGGCCCTGGAGAAGCTGGCGCTGTTCACCCCCAAGATCGGCTACCCGGTGCGCTGGCGCGACTACTCCGCCGTCAAGGTCGTCCCCGGGGACGTCCTGGCCTCGGTGCGCAGTGTGGAGCGGGCCGATATGGTCTACTCGCTGAGCAAGCTGACCAAGCCGGTGGACCGCGACGAGTGGCACATGACCCCGCAGACGGTCAACGCCTACTACAACCCCACCATGAACGAGATCGTCTTCCCCGCCGCGATCCTTCAGCCGCCCTTCTTCGATCCGCAGGCCGACGACGCCGTGAACTACGCGGGGATCGGCGCTGTCATCGGCCATGAGATCGGCCACGGCTTCGATGACCAGGGCTCCACCTTCGATGGCACCGGAAAGGTCAGCGACTGGTGGACCTCGGAGGACCGGGAGGCCTTCACCGAGCGCACGAGCGCGCTCATCAGCCAGTACGACGCCTACACGCCCGAGGTCGTCGTCGCCAAGCACCGGGCAGCGGGCACGGAGGAGACGGAGATCCCGCACGTCAACGGCGCTTTGACCATCGGGGAGAACATCGGCGACCTGGGTGGCCTGGGCATCGCCCTCAAGGCCTATTCCTTGGCCCTGGCCGACGCCGGCGTCTCCTCCGTGGAGGAGGCCCCAGTCATCGACGGACTCACCGGTCTGCAACGCTTCTTCTACTCCTGGGCACGGATCTGGCGCTCCAAGAGCCGTCCGGACTACGCCGAGCTCCTTCTGACCGTTGATCCGCACTCGCCGGCGGAATTCCGTTGTAACGGAATCGTGCGCAATGTGGAGGCCTTCTACAAGGCCTTTGAGGTGGATCCCAAGGACGCCTTGTGGCTGGCTCCGAACGAAAGGGTGTCAATTTGGTAAATATCCTGGACATTCGGAATCAAGCCCGAGCAGCCAAAACTCGTTGTTCGATTTAGGAGAATCCACAACTACTCACGACTGAGGTTGATACCTCATTCACAAAAAACCATGGAACCTGTTCCTGAGGGACGCTAGGGTGGAGGCAACGCGGTGACACCCCGACTCACCGGTTGCCACCTATCCCCGCATATCTAGGAGTACTCATGCGTCTTGGACGCCCCCTGGCCACCGCGAGCGTGATGGCTGCCACCATCGGCGCCTCCCTCGCCGCCTCCCCCGCCCTGGCCGACGGCAGCATCAAGTTCGCCGACGACCAGCAGAACGTCGTCAGCCCCACGGACACCGCCTTCTCGGTGTCCGGAACGGGTTGCACAGGCCAGGACGCGGCGGTCGGTGTCGCCCTGTACGCGCCTAACGGCACCATGTCCACCATTGTGAAGGCCACCCCCGACGCTGAGGGCAACTGGTCCGCCGAGCTGAACATCCCCGACCTGATCAAGTCCACCGGCGTTGAGGCCAAGACGGACGGCAAGGCCGACGGCTGGTCCATCGGAGCCGGCTGCGTCGCCTACGGCGAGGAGAAGGGCCAGGCCCAGGAGGCCGTCGCCTTCGACGACACCAAGGTGAGCGGCTCCTACGAGATCAGCACCGATGAGAACGGCGCTCAGGTCATCAAGGTGGACGTCGAGGGCTTCTCCCCCAACGAGGAGGTCACCTTCACCCTGGTCAGCAAGGCCGACCCCTCCAAGACCTACACCGTCGGCAAGCTGACTGCCGACGCCAAGGGCAACGTCAAGGGCGACCTGTCGGTGCCTTCGAACGTGCCTGACGGCGAGTATCTGCTGACCATCGAGGGTGCCCGCTACGGCGAGGGCGGCAGCAGCACCAAGACCGTCGTCGTCAAGGGCGGCGCCTTCGACCTCGTCGACAACAACGACAACAGCATCGCCGACAACGGCGGCACCACCGCCGCCCCGACCGCCCCCGCCAACGGCGGCAGCGCGAACGTCCCGGCCAGCACCGGCGCCACCCCGGCGGCCTCCGCCTCCAACAAGCCCCTGGCCCAGACCGGTGCCAACGGCCTGCTCTTCGGCGGCATTGCCGCGGCCCTCGTGGTCATCGGTGGCGGTGCCCTCATCGTGCGTCGCCGCAAGGCCTAATCGCATCCTCCCAGCCTGACTGGGAACACGTCCCGCCGGGGAGACAGCACCGCCACGTGCTGCCTCCCCGGCGGCTTTGTCCTCCCCCGCAGCCCTCATACGGCGCGCACGACCGCGCCTGACGACGCAGCGCCACCCCGAAGTGGACACTGAGACCATGGACTCCACCTCCAACGACGAGCACAACGCAGACCCCTCTGCCGCTCCGGCCGGCACCGGAGACCCCACCGATGCTGTCTCCCCCCGGTCCCTGCGGCACCGTCGAGGCGGAGTCAGCCATGGCATCAGGCGCTGGTCGAGGCGGCGCAGGATCGTCGTCGGCCTGATTGCCGCAGTTATCACGGCCGCTCTGGCACTGGGCACGGACGTGGCCGTCCTGGCACATCGCCCCGCACGCGTCGATATCGTCATGCCCTCCACGTCATCTCCCACAGCGGGCGAGACCTGGTTGATCCTGGGAACAGACTCCCGCGCCACCGTGCCGGGCGACCCGAGCCGCTACGGAACCACTCAAGAGGTGGAGGGCTCCCGTGCTGACGTCATCGCCCTGGTACGCCCTTCCCAGGAAGGACTCACCGTCATCACCCTTCCCCGGGACCTGACCATCAACAGCAAGAGCAGGCAGCTGGACCGCCTGGCCACCACCTACGTCCGCGGACCGCAGAACACGGTCAACGCCCTGTGCACCGGCCTGGGGATCCCCACCACGCATCTGGTGACCATCGACATGGCTGAGTTCGCCACGATCATCGACTCCCTGGGAGGGATTGAGGTGGACGTTCCCGAGCCGGTCCGAGACGCCTACACCGGGCTGAACCTCACCTCCGCCGGCCGCCACCGGCTCAGCGGGGTCGACGCTCTGGCCCTTGTGCGCTCACGGCACCCGGAAATCCTGCGCAACGGCACGTGGGCGACCATGAGCCAGGCTGAAGGCGCCCAACGCCGCAGCCAGTCCACGGCCACCGTCATGCAGGCCGTGCTGTCCACCGTCGGGCAGAAAGCCAGCAACCCCGTCACGCTCCATCAGATGGCGCACACCGTGGCCGGGAACATCACCCTGGACTCAGGTACCGGGCTCAGCGATCTGGCCACACTGGGACGTAGTGCCTTGAGAGCCAGACGGCCGGGAGTCACGACGATCGTCGACCTTCCGACAGAGCCCCGTGACGAGTCGATCATCGTCTCACCCAGCCAGGAGTCACGCGAGCTGCTGGCCCGCTATGGGTACAGCCCTAAAACCTGTCGGCCAGCAGGCTCCTGATCACTCACCACTAAACGCCAGCATTCCCCGCCGTATCAGTCTTTCGTCGCCTTCCCACACGACCACCACACATTTTCACGTGAGCGAGGACACTCGCATATGTGGGTGGTATCACTTCAGAGACCTGCACCCTCGCCCTATTCCTCGTTACGGTAGATAACGAGTCGGTGAAGAATAGGATCGCCGACACCCATCGTTCCCCCCGTCAGACCTAGGAGGACACATGCGTCTTGGACGCCCCTTGGCCGCAGCCAGCGCGGTGGCCGCAATGACCGGAGCCTCGCTCATTGCCTCCCCTGCTCTCGCCAACAGCTCCAACCGGAACAGCCCGAGCAGCTCCAGCAGCCCGGCTCCCAGCAGCACCGCTGAGGCGACCCCGGCCCCCAGCAGCACCGCTGAAGCCACTCCGGCCCCCGGCAAGACCAGCGAGGGCAGCAGCTTCAAGATCACCCAGGAGAAGACCTTCGTCTCCGCCAGCACCAACACGTCCTTCACTGTCTCGGGAACCGGCTGCACCGGGAAGCAGGCCACCGTCGGCATCGCGCTGTACGCACCGGATGGCACCGTTTCCGACGTCGTCAAGACCAATGCGGCCTCGGACGGCAGCTGGACCTCCGACCTCGACCTGGCGGCACTCATCAAGTCCATCGGATCAAGCGCCGCCACCACCACTGACGGGTGGACCATCGGCGCTGGCTGCATGACCTACGGCGGCAAGACTGAGACGGCCCAGGTGACCACGCAGCAGCAGACGAAGATCTACTTCGACGACACGCGCATCTCCGGCTCCTACGAGGTCTCCGCCCGCACGGAGAGCGAGTCCCAGACCTTCACCTTCAACGCCCAGGGCTTCTACGCCAGTGAGAAGGTCACCGTCCTCCTCAGGAGCAAGAGCGACTCCAGCATCTCCTACACCCTTGGAGAGCTGACGGTTGATGCCAACGGCAACCTCACGGGCAATCTGCCTGCTCCCACTGACGCCCCCGACGGGGAGTACCTCCTGGTCCTGACCGGCTCCCACCACAGCGAGACGGCCACCAGCCAGACCGTGACCACGGTCTCCAACCACACCTTCACCGTTGAGAGCACCGAGAACAACGGCGGTGGCGACAAGCAGGCCAACGGCGGTGGTGGCGACAAGACCGCCACTGAGCAGAAGGCCACTGAGCAGCAGAACACTGAGCAGAAAGCCTCCGAGCAGAAGGCCTCCGAGCAGCAGAACACTGAGCAGAAAGCCTCCGAGCAGCAGAACACTGAGCAGAAGGCCTCCGAGCAGAAGGCCACTGAGCAGCAGAACACTGAGCAGAAAGCCTCCGAGCAGAAGGCCACTGAGCAGAAGGCCTCCGAGCAGCAGAACACTGAGCAGAAAGCCTCCGAGCAGAAGGCCACTGAGCAGAAGGCCTCCGAGCAGCAGAACGCTGAGCAGAAGGCCACTGAGCAGAAGGCCTCCGAGCAGCAGAACGCTGAGCAGAAGGCCTCCGAGCAGAAGGCCACTGAGCAGCAGAACGCTGAGCAGAAGGCCTCCGAGCAGAAGGCCACTGAGCAGAAGGCCTCCGAGCAGAAGGCCACTGAGCAGCAGAACGCTGAGCAGAAGGCCACTGAGCAGCAGAACGCTGAGCAGAAGGCCTCCGAGCAGAAGGCCTCCGAGCAGAAGGCCACTGAGCAGAAGGCCTCCGAGAACAACGGCGGCGGCAACAACGGTGGAAGCAACAGCAACGCCAACGCCAGCGAGAACAAGGGTGGGACCGATCAGAAGGTCAACGACCTGAACTCGAACGCGAAGGAGTCCTCCTCGGACAACCGGGCCGGCGGTGAGACCACCAAGGACAGCGACCGGTCTCTGGCCCACACCGGTGCCAACGGCCTGATCTTCGGCGGAATCGCGGTATTCCTTGCCGTGGCCGGAGGGGCAGCCCTGCTGCTGCGTCGCCGCAACAAGGCCTGAGCCGATCTGACCTGATCCGCTGACGTTCCCCAAGCCACGGGAACAACCTCAGCGCCGGGGGACGACACGCCATGTGTCGTCCCCCGGCGTCGTTGCGCAGCGTCTCAGGCACTGCCAGGGTCGAACGGAAGGTGAGACAATCGCCCGGCGCGCCCCCATGGGCCGTGCATCCCTCTCAGACAGGAGTTCTTATGCCCGGTCAGAACCTGACTCGTCTTGAGGCCGCCGAGCGCAGCGCAACCGTACGGACCCAGAGCTACGACGTCGTCCTCGATCTCACGCGCGGTGAGACGGTCTTCGGCTCCACCACAACGGCACGGTTCACGGCCGCACCGGGATCCTCCACCTTCATCGACCTCGTGGCACCGACGGTCCACTCCATCACCCTCAACGGGCTCCCCCTTGACCCCGCTGAGGTCTACGAAGACTCGCGCATCGCACTGAAGGATCTGGCCGCGGACAATGAGCTGGTCGTCACCGCCGACTGCGCCTACATGCACACCGGAGAGGGACTGCACCGCTTCACTGACCCGGCCGATGGCGAGACCTATCTCTACAGCCAGTTCGAGGTCCCCGACTCCCGTCGGGTATTCGCCGTCTTCGAGCAGCCCGACCTCAAGGCCTCCTTCACCTTCACGGTCACCGCGCCGTCGAGCTGGACGGTGCTGTCCAACTCCCCCGCTCCTGAGCCGACTCCCACCGAGACCTCCGATGGATCAGGGGACGCTCACACCTTCGTCTTCGCCCCCACCGAGCCGATGAGCTCCTACGTCACGGCCATTGTCGCCGGGCCTTACGTCGGTGTGACCGACGAGTACGTGGCCGAAGACGGACGCACCGTGCCGCTGGGCGTCTACTGCCGCAGGAGCCTGGTCGAGCACATGGACTCAGCCGAGATCCTGGACCTGACCAAGCGGGGCTTCTCCTACTACGAGGACCTGTTCGCCACGCCCTATGCCTTCACCAAGTATGACCAGATCTTCGTTCCCGAGTTCAATGCCGGGGCGATGGAGAACGCCGGTTGCGTCACCCACCGTGATGACTACATCTTCCGTTCCAGGCCCGTCGAGGCCCGCGTGGAGCGGCGCGCCGTGACAATCCTGCACGAGCTGGCTCATATGTGGTTCGGCGACATGGTCACCATGACCTGGTGGAACGACCTGTGGCTCAACGAGTCCTTCGCCGAGTACACCTCCACCCTGGCCACCGCCGAGATCACCCGCTGGAACCAGGCCTGGACGACCTTCCAGACCCTGGAGAAGGGCTGGGCCTACAACCAGGACCAGCTCAGCTCCACCCACCCCGTGGCTGCAGAGATCAACGACCTGCACGACGTCGAGGTCAACTTCGACGGCATCACCTACGCCAAGGGGGCCTCAGTCCTGGCCGCGCTCGTGGGCTACGTGGGCAGGGACAACTTCTTCGCCGGCATTCAGCGCTACCTGGCGGCGCACGCTTATGCCAACGCCGAGCTGAGCGACCTGCTCCGTGAGCTGGAGGCGGTCTCGGGCCGAGACCTGAGTACCTGGACCCGTCTGTGGCTCCAGGAGGCCGGCGTGACGACCCTGCGCACGCAGCTGGGCACCGACGCCGACGGCGTCATCACCCAGGCGGCCGTTCTTCAGGAGGTCCCAGCCGAATCACCGGCCTCTCTGCGCCCGCACCGGGTGGCGATCGGCTGCTACAGCCTGACCGGCCGGGGCGCCGAGGCGCGCCTGGAGCGCACCGACCGCATCGAGCTCGATGTCGACGGCGATCTGACTGAGGTTCCCGAGATGGTCGGCTCCGGGCGGACCGACGTCATGATTCTCAACGACGACGACCTCACCTACGCCAAGGTCCGCCTCGATGAGGACTCACTGTCCTTCGGGCTCGAGCACATCGAGTCCTTCACCGAGTCCCTGCCGCGCTCAATCGTCCTGGCCTCGGCCTGG
Coding sequences within it:
- a CDS encoding Fpg/Nei family DNA glycosylase, producing the protein MPEGHTIHRLAAALDELYGGQNLRACSPQGRFADGASRLDGQVLLGSQAHGKHLFLPFGPRADMSLDDTSVTWLRIHLGLYGSWTFDGDREFTAPHAIGAPRRRVGERGEHALKGGGGSALAGLNGGDLEPGGQDAGAHGPDPDEWEPPEPRGAVRLRLLGEHGVADLTGPAACELLDAEGVAAVRRRLGPDPLRADADVEAFVAKARSRRKSIGELLMDQAVIAGAGNIYRAETLFRVGISPFRAGNRISEERLRAIWEDLRPLMEYGVATGFITTVDLDDVPAPLPPDDPEAGRWYVYHRTGRPCLRCGTPVAEREVASRRLFWCPTCQAR
- a CDS encoding M13 family metallopeptidase, with the protein product MTDASATSPTPTGSSSDSPARRSQPASTPDPTADEVLAGVLETAHTDTSIRPQDDLFRFVNGQWLATAEIPADRPSSGAFTTLRDEAEAACRQIVEELAEHFSSVAPETAPEVLTTNRGRVGALYEAFMDEAHLEELGAEPLAEELTPVLDASSKEELARVLGGMTPIGFMGMVGADVEVDINDPERYTSWIGQSGLGLPDESYYREEAQAPLRQAYVAHVARMLALAGLAESFGAPGEDLAERIMAVETALAKGHWDRVTCRDVEKMNNPMSWQEIVDSAPGLPWHEWREGIRAAARTAGIEETAFLDEAIVTQPDYLPHAAGVWQETDLEDLKAWTAWHVVHGRATLLSGAFVEENFDFYGRTLQGTDELRPRWKRGVGLVESCLGEALGEIYVERHFPPSHKSMMEALVGRLIEAYRRSISSLEWMSPATRERALEKLALFTPKIGYPVRWRDYSAVKVVPGDVLASVRSVERADMVYSLSKLTKPVDRDEWHMTPQTVNAYYNPTMNEIVFPAAILQPPFFDPQADDAVNYAGIGAVIGHEIGHGFDDQGSTFDGTGKVSDWWTSEDREAFTERTSALISQYDAYTPEVVVAKHRAAGTEETEIPHVNGALTIGENIGDLGGLGIALKAYSLALADAGVSSVEEAPVIDGLTGLQRFFYSWARIWRSKSRPDYAELLLTVDPHSPAEFRCNGIVRNVEAFYKAFEVDPKDALWLAPNERVSIW
- a CDS encoding LCP family protein, which encodes MDSTSNDEHNADPSAAPAGTGDPTDAVSPRSLRHRRGGVSHGIRRWSRRRRIVVGLIAAVITAALALGTDVAVLAHRPARVDIVMPSTSSPTAGETWLILGTDSRATVPGDPSRYGTTQEVEGSRADVIALVRPSQEGLTVITLPRDLTINSKSRQLDRLATTYVRGPQNTVNALCTGLGIPTTHLVTIDMAEFATIIDSLGGIEVDVPEPVRDAYTGLNLTSAGRHRLSGVDALALVRSRHPEILRNGTWATMSQAEGAQRRSQSTATVMQAVLSTVGQKASNPVTLHQMAHTVAGNITLDSGTGLSDLATLGRSALRARRPGVTTIVDLPTEPRDESIIVSPSQESRELLARYGYSPKTCRPAGS
- the pepN gene encoding aminopeptidase N, whose amino-acid sequence is MPGQNLTRLEAAERSATVRTQSYDVVLDLTRGETVFGSTTTARFTAAPGSSTFIDLVAPTVHSITLNGLPLDPAEVYEDSRIALKDLAADNELVVTADCAYMHTGEGLHRFTDPADGETYLYSQFEVPDSRRVFAVFEQPDLKASFTFTVTAPSSWTVLSNSPAPEPTPTETSDGSGDAHTFVFAPTEPMSSYVTAIVAGPYVGVTDEYVAEDGRTVPLGVYCRRSLVEHMDSAEILDLTKRGFSYYEDLFATPYAFTKYDQIFVPEFNAGAMENAGCVTHRDDYIFRSRPVEARVERRAVTILHELAHMWFGDMVTMTWWNDLWLNESFAEYTSTLATAEITRWNQAWTTFQTLEKGWAYNQDQLSSTHPVAAEINDLHDVEVNFDGITYAKGASVLAALVGYVGRDNFFAGIQRYLAAHAYANAELSDLLRELEAVSGRDLSTWTRLWLQEAGVTTLRTQLGTDADGVITQAAVLQEVPAESPASLRPHRVAIGCYSLTGRGAEARLERTDRIELDVDGDLTEVPEMVGSGRTDVMILNDDDLTYAKVRLDEDSLSFGLEHIESFTESLPRSIVLASAWDMVRDGELAASRFLDAALRALGVEEHSSVIQGLLGRITTCLSGFLPPAVRRDLAPGTADRLLELARTAQAGSDKQLQLVRALAAHAVTDEQLDVVAGLLEGGETLGGLDIDQDLRWDLLIGLVAAGRFGEEQIRAEEARDRTTTGRERAAEARASIPTPEAKQATWRALVDDASMPNETQVRVLRGLTNVERHPELLVPFVGAYVEAIDSVWSSRTFHMAENLLTGLWSCATVGLEGAADPAAALTGWLESHTQAPTALRRIVRENLDDTLRVARAQAAESTNHQ
- a CDS encoding ribose-5-phosphate isomerase; the protein is MRIHIASDHAGFELKSAVIEHLRKEGHTVVDHGAHSYDPDDDYPAFCLDCGEAVVADAGSLGIVLGGSGNGEQIAANKVDGVRAALAWSIETARLARQHNNANVVALGGRMHDLGAGLAIIDAFLAEPFSGDERHARRIAQLSDYESRAHDAASVADPSGVITPTGA
- a CDS encoding LPXTG cell wall anchor domain-containing protein; protein product: MRLGRPLATASVMAATIGASLAASPALADGSIKFADDQQNVVSPTDTAFSVSGTGCTGQDAAVGVALYAPNGTMSTIVKATPDAEGNWSAELNIPDLIKSTGVEAKTDGKADGWSIGAGCVAYGEEKGQAQEAVAFDDTKVSGSYEISTDENGAQVIKVDVEGFSPNEEVTFTLVSKADPSKTYTVGKLTADAKGNVKGDLSVPSNVPDGEYLLTIEGARYGEGGSSTKTVVVKGGAFDLVDNNDNSIADNGGTTAAPTAPANGGSANVPASTGATPAASASNKPLAQTGANGLLFGGIAAALVVIGGGALIVRRRKA